Genomic segment of Longimicrobiaceae bacterium:
TCCAACTCAGTTCATCTTTACACTCTTCTTCGAGGGCTCACCACATGTTCTCGGCAAGTTCGCTTAACAAGCTCAATAACGCTGTCGATCTCTTGCCAAACCTCACATTCCCAGAAACGCAGCACGGCAAACCCCGCGGCCTGCAACCGGATTGTGTCGCGTGCGTCGCGCGTCTGGGTACGGCGAATTTTCCTCGTCCAATACACCGCGTTGCCCGACGGAGGAACGTAGTGGCGTGGGCACCCGTGCCAAAAACAACCGTCTACAAATATGGCAACTTTCTGCCGCAGGAAGCAGATATCGGGGGTGGCCCCCGCAATTGGGCAATGAACGCGGTATCGCAGTCCTGCGTGCCACAGCGCGCGCCGCAAGGTCAGCTCCGGCTTCGTGTCTCGGCTGTGAATTGCTCGCATGACCGCACCGCGCTGTTCCGGCGTTAACCGGTCCTTGCTTCTTGCGCTATTCTTCTGATTCAAGCGCGACAACAGGTGCCAGAAGGTTACGCCCGAATGCCGGCGGAACAGCATTTCCGACCACGCGGTGCTTGTTCATTAGTGATCCGCTAGGCTCAACATGAAGCGGGAGCCCCTGAATCGCGGCGCATTCTCTCCACGACAGGCGCCGGTTCTCTCCGCCCTGTAGCGCCCAGGCGTCCTGGCCGATGTTCTGCATTGGCTCACCCAGTGGGTGCAGCGGAACGTGATGAGCGTGCGCAACAATGGTGTAGCTGAGATCACCCCACCCGCGTTTGCGATTACGGGTGAGATAATGCCCATGGAATGGTGACTCGCAATATTCACCCTCGGGCCAGAGCGGCATTCCACCAATCGTGTCGTGAAGAGTCGCATACGGGTGTGTCGTGCCCGGCCCGTGCGTCGGTTCTGGAAACGCGTACTTAAACCGACGCGTTTTCACCACGTCTGAGCGAACTCCGACGATAAACACCCGCTCTCGCTGCTGGCTGACGCCATACGCACTTGCCTTCAGGCGCTTCAAGCTGATGCTGTACCCGGCATGTCGAAAGCAGTTTACCTGTTTGGCGAGGAACCACCCGTCTTCAGCGCAAACCATTCCCTTCACGTTCTCAACGAACAGGTACTTCGGTCGTACCTGTCGGAGCGCCCGGAGGAATTCTTGATATAGGAAATTCCCTTCGTTCGCGCGCAGTTCGCGCTCAGCTCCCCTATGGGGCGAGCGCCTGCGGGCCGCAACACTGAATCCCGTGCATGGATAACAGCCAATCAGGACGTCAGCTTCGGGGAATGCTCCGATACCCCTAATGTCGCCTTCGTGAAACTCCACGTTGGGAAACAGACCGCGGTAGGCGGTTGCCGCGTGGGGGTCCACGTCGTTGGCCCAGATTATTTCAACTCCAGCCTGCTGGGCTCCCCAATCGAAGCCCCCGCAGCCAGAGAAGAGCGAGACGGCTTTGAGTTGTGCCGGCATTCGTCGTAAATTCGGGTGGTCAGGACTCATTTCTAAACGGCAATCTATAGGGTTGTTCTAGCGATGGCCACAGTCACGTAAGCCCCTCCTGTTGTTGGAGCACTTGATCCACAATCTCCTCGCAGCCTTCAAGGCCGTCTGCACCATCAAGCAGCAGCAGCAGACGAAGTCTATCCATCAAGACAGTGTCCGCTATATCCGACTGGCGGTGCCACGCTCCATCCGTACCCCGGAAGGAAAACGGTATAAAGCATAAATTTCTCGGCCGCGCCTGGAAAGTCATTCGATTCTGCCAATTTTCGGCGCTCGACGAGAACTGCTTCTTTACCCAACTATCAGTACACGCACACTGGGCGAAAAATATCAGTCGTCCGGCGAGTTGATCTCCTATAGGCACCCATCCGACGAGATCCAACCCGTCGTCGCCGACATTCTGCGGCGCATAGTCACGCTGTACAGCAGTTACTCGTTCGCCGAGGTCAGCCGCCAAACGCTTGATGCGTTCGAAAAGCCCGCCCGTGTAGCGGGTGCCGCGCTGGAAGCGATGTACCTCCGCCCCCACCGGCATCATTCGTCGCAACGCCCGCTCAGACAGCGATTCGAAGCAGTCCGCCACCTTGTGGCGCGGCACGACGTAGCGCAACGCGGAGGCAAGTAGGAGCAACACGTAGATACGATGCACACCAGTTAGAGAATCCTTGGCAATCAAGGTTTCCCCATCTGGAAGAACTTCAAAGGGATACGCATCGCCGAATGTACCGGCGCGAAACTTCAGGTGACGAAACCAATCATCGACTCGGAGGGTTCGCTGATCATCCTTTTCGGACTCGCTGGCTCCCTCAATGTCCTCCGGCTCCACCTGCGCTTCACCAACATCGCGCCGCTCCCGTATCCGATCTTTCACGTCATAAGCGGAAACTACGCGGTCCGCATTGACCAAGCAGAGCAACTCGATATAATCCGCCCACAGATGCGGATCAGTGGAAGGAGGGGTTCGATCTAGATCCGTGAGAGGCCCGTCCGCAGCACCCATCCCTACGCCTCCGTCACGTCTCGCAACGCACCCTCCACTACGCCTTTCAGGCTACGCACCAACGACCACAGTTCTTCGACGGTAGCAAGATCGCTCTTCTCAGGTGCGTGCACATGAGGAGCGTAGTCGTAGGCCGACCGTAGCCGAGACCGAGCATCGAAGAGCGCCTTCCGGAAAACTTCGTGGGGCGCCTCCGTGAGCATTGCAGCTTCCGCGAGGGGAAGCCCCCCGCGGAATCTCTCGAGTGCATCCGGCGTCTCTACGACAGGTGCTAGGAGGCGGAGGTTACGGGATTCGCCTAACCGAGTTATGCCTTCCGAGTTCTCCGCGAACATCCATTTCGTGAGCTCTTCAAGGCGGTTAAGATCGATCTGAGACGTATCGGTGTCTCCACGCCCAGCGAGCCCAACATACGCGGAGATTGCTCTATAGTTCAGCGCGGTGGTGAGCACCGAGAAGTCCATCGTCCCCAGCGTGAGGCTCGGAATCCCGAAGAAACCATGGTTTTCGATTTCCTCATAGACCGCGAGCCCCGATAGGAGCCGAGCCACGTAATCGGCGCGACTCCCAATTGTACGCGCCAGCGCTTGATGGCGTTGAAGGGAGTCGTTGCCGGGCGTGCGTTCATACAACTGCGAAAGGTACCTCGCTTTTTCAAGCGAGTCCCACTGCTTGATTCCCGTGATGTGCCTGAAGCCTAGAAACTCAAGAACCTCTTGCCTATCATCATATTTGATGATAGGGACTTCCTCCGGGTGGTGCGCGGCCTGCTCGGCAGCAGCAGCCACGGCCTTTACGCGTATCGGTGCGCTCGATGGGTCGCGCAGAAGCATCAGGGCCGCTAAGCGGCGGTTGCCCTCAACCACCGCGTATTTAGTACCGTCCCCCTTCGCAGGTGCGGTTAACAACGGCTCACCAGGAAAATATCCGGTCTCGCCGATGGCACCCATGAGTTCGATTACGCCCTCTTCCTGGAGCATCCAAGTCAGGACTGCTCTCTGATCGGTCCCGTCGATGTTCTTCGGGAGGCGCGGGTTTGACGGGTCAAAGCGTAGATCTTCGAGCAGAACATACTCGATGCTCTTGGCCTCAGAGTTCGGAGGCGTCGTATCCATGGGACAGCCCGGGGTAGAGAGGCGACAACGCAGATTGCTCGGTAAAGTAGGAGAAGGTAGCAGTTACGCCAGGGCTGCGGCACGAAGATGTGTTGGCGGCAGCAGAGGGTTATTCAACTGCTTCGCCCTGGTAGTTTCGCCACGTGGGCCGGCGGTCCACCGGGCGCTGCCGGGGTATCGGATCCAGGAGCGAGGGAGATGGGAGCGGCACATTTGAACTCGCTGTGCTCGTCAGTGGCTTTCTCCTCGTAGCTCGCTTTTCCTTGCACTCGAAGAGATGCCCGGTGCCGCCCCGGCGACCGTCCCCAAGCCTACCCCAATGGCCGTCCGACGAA
This window contains:
- a CDS encoding DNA cytosine methyltransferase; protein product: MPAQLKAVSLFSGCGGFDWGAQQAGVEIIWANDVDPHAATAYRGLFPNVEFHEGDIRGIGAFPEADVLIGCYPCTGFSVAARRRSPHRGAERELRANEGNFLYQEFLRALRQVRPKYLFVENVKGMVCAEDGWFLAKQVNCFRHAGYSISLKRLKASAYGVSQQRERVFIVGVRSDVVKTRRFKYAFPEPTHGPGTTHPYATLHDTIGGMPLWPEGEYCESPFHGHYLTRNRKRGWGDLSYTIVAHAHHVPLHPLGEPMQNIGQDAWALQGGENRRLSWRECAAIQGLPLHVEPSGSLMNKHRVVGNAVPPAFGRNLLAPVVALESEE